In one window of Tellurirhabdus rosea DNA:
- a CDS encoding DUF4394 domain-containing protein, which translates to MSTIFLHKIRLAFSTLIVGSLIGLNACQLQDHPLPGGSGPDQTIYLLTTGNRLVKRNLQMPDRDMDVNAITGEGLDASNEIASIDFRPATGQLYGLTNSGFLYVINPESGAARRINATALFSGIGEVEIDFNPTVDLLRVVSTNGTNLRVNPNNGTITGTDGTINGAITAVAYTNNRAGAATTTLYDLNIAQDKLFIQNPPNNGTLVEVGGLGMDVTAGKGFDISPDNSLALLAVTVGGRSELHNVNLSTGAITKRGDLGSAYTFTGLAIPTEAVAYAVDASNNLIIFNPMALTPVSKAITGLQTGETILGIDMRPANGQIYALGSTSRIYTINASSGAATAVGAGPFTPALSGTEFGFDFNPAVDLIRIVSNTGQNLRVNPTTGALAGTDGNLNPGSPAVTAAGYSQNFPGTTATTLFVIDSNTDKLYRQMPPNNGTLVEVGGLGIDIDASNGFDVTGATDTAYGLFSVGGTTRIYRLNLGTGAATQIATFPTAVKGMTVGLGF; encoded by the coding sequence ATGTCAACAATATTCCTCCACAAAATTCGCCTGGCGTTTTCGACGCTGATTGTCGGTTCGTTGATTGGGCTCAATGCCTGCCAGCTTCAGGACCACCCCCTGCCTGGCGGCTCGGGGCCGGACCAGACCATCTACCTGCTCACCACGGGCAACCGGCTGGTCAAACGCAACCTTCAGATGCCTGACCGCGACATGGACGTCAACGCCATTACGGGGGAGGGGCTCGATGCTTCCAACGAAATTGCCTCCATCGATTTCCGGCCCGCCACCGGTCAGCTTTACGGCCTGACCAACAGCGGCTTTCTGTACGTCATCAACCCGGAATCCGGCGCTGCCCGCCGAATCAACGCGACGGCGCTGTTCAGCGGTATCGGGGAGGTGGAAATCGACTTCAACCCGACGGTCGATCTGCTCCGGGTGGTCAGCACCAACGGCACAAACCTGCGGGTGAATCCCAACAACGGCACGATCACCGGCACCGACGGGACGATCAACGGCGCCATTACGGCGGTAGCCTACACCAACAACCGGGCGGGCGCCGCCACGACCACTCTTTACGACCTCAACATTGCGCAGGACAAGCTCTTTATCCAGAACCCGCCCAACAACGGCACGCTGGTCGAAGTGGGCGGCCTCGGCATGGATGTAACGGCCGGAAAAGGCTTCGATATTTCGCCGGACAACTCCCTGGCGCTGCTGGCGGTGACGGTCGGCGGACGGTCCGAACTCCATAACGTAAACCTCTCGACGGGAGCGATCACCAAACGCGGGGATCTGGGTTCGGCCTACACCTTCACCGGTCTGGCCATCCCGACCGAAGCCGTGGCGTACGCCGTCGATGCGTCCAACAACCTGATTATTTTCAATCCGATGGCGCTGACGCCGGTTTCCAAAGCGATTACCGGACTGCAAACCGGCGAGACGATTCTGGGTATCGACATGCGGCCGGCTAACGGGCAGATCTACGCGCTCGGCAGCACCAGCCGCATTTACACCATCAACGCCTCTTCCGGAGCCGCTACGGCCGTTGGGGCGGGTCCGTTCACGCCCGCTCTTTCCGGCACCGAGTTCGGCTTTGACTTCAACCCGGCGGTCGATCTGATCCGGATTGTGAGCAATACCGGACAAAACCTGCGTGTCAATCCGACGACGGGCGCGCTGGCCGGTACGGACGGCAATCTGAACCCCGGTTCTCCCGCCGTCACCGCGGCAGGCTACAGCCAGAATTTCCCCGGAACAACGGCCACCACCCTCTTTGTCATCGACAGCAACACCGACAAACTTTACCGGCAGATGCCGCCCAACAACGGTACGCTGGTTGAAGTCGGCGGGCTGGGCATCGACATCGACGCCTCCAACGGCTTTGACGTGACCGGAGCCACCGACACTGCCTACGGTCTGTTCTCGGTCGGCGGCACTACCCGCATCTACCGCCTCAACCTCGGCACCGGCGCCGCCACCCAGATCGCCACCTTCCCGACCGCGGTGAAAGGCATGACCGTAGGGCTGGGATTTTGA
- the dprA gene encoding DNA-processing protein DprA, which yields MNVNEALYQLGLAVAPGVGDVLIRQLVSYCGSAEAVFKSTASRLVRIPGIGEVTARSVLNPTVLREAETALHRIERLGVRLFFYTDADYPDRLKTLYDAPALLLHQGTTDLNAARTIGIVGTRQATDYGRRITEELVQALKPYQPLIISGLAYGIDIAAHRASLLHQLPTVGVMASGIDIIYPSVHKKTAQDMLANGGLLTENLPGVKPDARLFPARNRIIAGLSDVVIVVEAAAKGGALITAEYANNYHRDVFAVPGLVGQTFSQGCNKLIRENKAQIYTRPEDIIEALNWDQPIRTEAAPLPNLNFTEEESQILTLLRGQSDVHVDDLSWKSQIPLGRLASMLLNLEFQGYVRSLPGKRYRLQ from the coding sequence GTGAACGTTAACGAAGCGCTCTATCAACTTGGACTGGCCGTGGCTCCGGGCGTCGGCGACGTACTGATTCGCCAGCTGGTCAGTTACTGCGGCTCCGCCGAAGCTGTTTTCAAATCCACGGCTTCGCGGCTGGTCAGGATACCGGGCATCGGCGAGGTCACGGCCCGTTCTGTCCTGAATCCGACCGTGCTGAGAGAAGCCGAAACGGCGCTGCACCGGATCGAGCGGCTGGGCGTTCGCCTCTTTTTCTACACGGATGCCGACTATCCCGACCGCCTCAAAACGCTGTACGACGCCCCGGCCCTGCTGCTGCACCAGGGAACGACCGACCTCAACGCCGCGCGGACCATTGGCATCGTCGGCACGCGGCAGGCGACGGACTACGGGCGCCGCATCACCGAAGAACTGGTACAGGCGCTGAAACCTTACCAGCCGCTCATCATCAGCGGGCTGGCTTACGGCATCGACATTGCCGCGCACCGGGCCTCCCTGCTGCACCAGTTGCCGACGGTCGGGGTGATGGCTTCGGGCATCGACATCATTTATCCGTCTGTTCACAAAAAAACGGCGCAGGACATGCTGGCAAACGGCGGTCTGCTGACGGAAAACCTGCCCGGCGTCAAGCCCGACGCCCGCCTGTTTCCGGCCCGCAACCGCATCATCGCCGGACTCAGCGACGTGGTGATCGTCGTGGAGGCGGCGGCCAAAGGCGGGGCCCTCATCACGGCCGAATACGCCAATAACTACCACCGCGATGTGTTTGCCGTGCCGGGACTGGTGGGCCAGACGTTTTCGCAGGGCTGCAACAAACTGATTCGGGAAAACAAGGCCCAGATTTATACCCGCCCCGAGGACATCATCGAAGCCCTCAACTGGGACCAGCCCATCCGGACGGAAGCCGCCCCGCTCCCGAACCTGAATTTTACGGAAGAGGAAAGCCAGATTCTGACCCTGCTCCGCGGCCAGTCGGACGTTCACGTGGACGATTTAAGCTGGAAAAGCCAGATACCGCTCGGGCGTCTGGCTTCTATGCTGCTCAATCTGGAATTTCAGGGCTACGTCCGGTCGCTGCCGGGGAAACGGTACAGACTACAGTGA
- a CDS encoding alkaline phosphatase PhoX, whose protein sequence is MFASKAQISAKTATLFALVLASCSTDHPIGTPAVNENIKFENYSVNPSLVKTLPGFENLQITTLISSDDKLAGSPDFIFGAQPDGAALMKDPSGDGYVLINNHEIHRAVSRVYLDKTLKPTKGEYIVDGDGGIWRLCSATLATQQEHGFGPVFLTAGESGAESMVHAINPIGVADKKNKNRVLPALGKASMENAVPLPKEAFPGKTVVIIGEDDSDGQLLAYVSNTVGDLENGKLYFLRTKNGDPVETNLAVGQTYDVEFVEVDNAKTSTGAQIAQQSKDKKAIQFARVEDVDYRKGGNGRGREIYFTATGVSQADKKTPVTGKTMWGRIYKLVLDASNPLTGKLTPVIDGGIDPGNSIVNPDNICVTDDFVYIQEDGDSFYLDTRHDGRIWQWGISNAQIKPMIEMNHRRDDAAFNAKYNSVKSNNLSSWEYGAMYDISDIIGVPNTFAVNIHPHTWQDDKYLNSDGSGVSGNKEGGQVVIVRGVQK, encoded by the coding sequence ATGTTTGCTTCAAAAGCACAGATTAGTGCCAAAACTGCCACACTGTTTGCCCTGGTACTCGCCAGCTGCAGCACCGATCACCCGATCGGGACGCCTGCCGTTAACGAGAACATCAAGTTTGAAAACTACTCTGTGAACCCGTCGCTGGTCAAAACGCTGCCGGGTTTTGAGAACCTGCAAATCACGACGCTCATCAGTTCGGACGACAAACTGGCCGGGTCGCCGGACTTTATCTTCGGCGCCCAGCCCGACGGTGCCGCCCTGATGAAAGACCCCAGCGGCGACGGTTATGTGCTCATCAACAACCACGAAATTCACCGTGCGGTATCCCGCGTTTATCTGGACAAAACGCTGAAGCCGACCAAAGGTGAGTACATCGTAGACGGTGACGGCGGAATCTGGCGGCTTTGCTCGGCTACGCTGGCCACCCAGCAGGAACACGGTTTCGGGCCGGTTTTCCTGACGGCCGGTGAATCCGGGGCCGAGTCGATGGTGCACGCGATCAATCCGATTGGAGTAGCCGACAAGAAAAACAAGAATCGGGTGCTGCCCGCCCTCGGCAAAGCTTCGATGGAAAATGCCGTGCCGCTGCCGAAAGAGGCATTCCCCGGCAAAACCGTCGTCATCATCGGCGAGGACGACAGCGACGGGCAACTGCTGGCCTACGTGTCCAACACGGTCGGCGACCTTGAAAACGGCAAGCTGTATTTCCTCCGTACCAAAAATGGGGACCCCGTCGAAACGAACCTGGCCGTGGGACAAACCTACGACGTTGAATTCGTCGAAGTCGATAACGCCAAAACGTCAACCGGCGCTCAGATTGCCCAGCAGTCGAAAGACAAAAAAGCGATCCAGTTTGCCCGCGTGGAAGACGTGGACTATCGCAAAGGCGGCAACGGCCGGGGCCGGGAGATTTACTTCACCGCCACGGGCGTAAGCCAGGCCGACAAGAAGACGCCGGTAACGGGCAAAACCATGTGGGGCCGGATCTACAAACTGGTGCTGGACGCCAGCAACCCGCTGACGGGCAAACTGACGCCGGTCATCGACGGCGGCATCGATCCGGGCAACAGCATCGTCAATCCCGACAACATCTGCGTGACCGACGATTTTGTCTACATCCAGGAAGACGGCGACTCGTTCTACCTTGATACCAGGCACGACGGCCGCATCTGGCAGTGGGGCATCAGCAATGCGCAGATCAAACCGATGATCGAAATGAACCACCGGCGCGACGACGCGGCGTTCAATGCCAAGTACAACTCCGTGAAAAGCAACAACCTGAGCTCGTGGGAGTACGGAGCGATGTACGACATCTCCGACATCATCGGCGTGCCCAACACCTTCGCCGTGAACATCCACCCGCACACCTGGCAGGACGATAAGTACTTGAACTCGGACGGCTCGGGCGTGTCCGGCAACAAGGAAGGCGGACAGGTCGTGATCGTGCGCGGCGTGCAGAAATAA
- a CDS encoding cytochrome-c peroxidase has product MKRIFFGFLLSTLFLQCREPAPPTEQVHALFLTGLADLQTTVETRLRPLAESGRNADSLRTAFLDCRKKYKRLEAFTEYYFPATTRLVNGPPLPEIEVEETKQFEPGGLQVIEEFLYPEIDTSQRKELVREVRKLQRELKRTAALWESTELTDAHVFDALKLEVFRLISLGLAGFDTPLCQTALPEAAEALAGVEAYLAFYETDTPEFRNLRKTIQGARQQLNRHPDFDSFDRLGFITGFANPITQQLVAYQQNRGIALFTEARPLRAAARTLFEANAFNPDFYAPTADGHRLNDRVVLGQKLFADPVLSQNNRRSCASCHQPGRAFTDGLPKAVTLAGNELVARNTPTLLNAAMQGAQFYDMRAPSLENQSMDVVHNAAEMHGSLDEAAQQLRKDAEYVRLFQKAFPATEEAVTPSRIQSALAAYERSLVQLDSRFDRYVRGDRQALTAEEKYGFNLFTGKAKCGICHFTPLFNGTVPPGYTKSESEVIGVPVRPEARQLDPDLGRYAHTRLDPLKYAFKTPTVRHVAHTAPYMHNGAFRTLEEVVEFYNNGGGRGLGFPLENQTLPEDKLNLSAAEKKALVAFMKAL; this is encoded by the coding sequence ATGAAAAGAATTTTCTTCGGCTTCCTCCTTTCCACCCTTTTTCTGCAATGCCGTGAACCTGCTCCGCCAACGGAGCAGGTTCACGCGCTCTTTCTCACCGGGTTGGCCGATTTGCAGACGACCGTGGAGACCCGCCTGCGCCCGCTGGCCGAATCCGGCCGGAATGCGGACTCGCTGCGGACCGCTTTTCTGGATTGCCGGAAAAAATACAAACGGCTGGAGGCGTTCACGGAGTATTATTTCCCGGCCACCACGCGGCTGGTCAACGGACCGCCACTGCCTGAAATTGAGGTCGAGGAAACCAAGCAGTTCGAGCCGGGCGGCCTTCAGGTAATCGAGGAATTTCTGTATCCCGAAATCGACACGAGCCAGCGGAAGGAACTGGTGCGGGAGGTGCGCAAATTGCAGCGCGAACTGAAACGGACGGCCGCCCTCTGGGAAAGCACCGAACTGACTGACGCCCACGTGTTCGACGCCCTGAAACTGGAGGTATTTCGTCTGATCTCTCTCGGTCTGGCGGGCTTCGATACGCCGCTCTGCCAGACGGCCCTGCCCGAAGCGGCGGAAGCCCTCGCCGGGGTCGAGGCGTACCTGGCCTTCTACGAAACCGACACGCCCGAATTCCGGAATTTGCGGAAAACGATTCAGGGAGCCCGGCAGCAGCTGAACCGCCATCCGGATTTCGACTCGTTTGACCGGCTGGGCTTTATCACCGGGTTTGCCAATCCGATCACGCAGCAACTGGTCGCGTACCAGCAAAACCGGGGCATTGCGCTCTTCACGGAAGCCCGCCCCCTGCGCGCCGCCGCCCGGACGCTGTTCGAGGCCAACGCCTTCAACCCCGATTTTTACGCCCCGACGGCCGACGGCCACCGGCTGAACGACCGGGTCGTGCTGGGGCAGAAGCTTTTTGCGGACCCCGTTTTGTCGCAGAACAACCGCCGTTCGTGCGCGAGCTGCCACCAGCCGGGCCGGGCCTTTACCGATGGCCTGCCCAAGGCCGTGACGCTGGCCGGGAATGAGCTGGTCGCCCGGAACACCCCGACGCTGCTCAACGCGGCCATGCAGGGGGCACAGTTTTACGACATGCGGGCCCCGTCGCTGGAGAATCAGTCGATGGACGTGGTGCACAACGCGGCCGAAATGCACGGTTCGCTGGACGAGGCGGCGCAGCAGCTCCGGAAAGATGCGGAATACGTCCGGCTGTTTCAGAAGGCGTTTCCGGCGACGGAAGAAGCCGTGACGCCCTCCCGGATTCAAAGCGCGCTGGCGGCTTACGAGCGGTCGCTGGTGCAGCTCGACTCCCGCTTCGACCGCTACGTCCGCGGCGACCGCCAGGCCCTGACGGCGGAAGAAAAGTACGGCTTCAACCTGTTTACGGGGAAAGCGAAATGCGGCATCTGCCATTTTACCCCGCTGTTCAACGGAACCGTGCCGCCGGGGTATACGAAAAGCGAATCGGAGGTGATCGGCGTACCCGTCCGGCCGGAGGCCCGCCAGCTTGACCCCGACCTGGGCCGCTACGCCCACACCCGCCTCGACCCGCTGAAGTACGCCTTCAAAACCCCGACGGTGCGTCACGTGGCCCATACCGCGCCCTACATGCACAACGGCGCCTTCCGCACGCTGGAGGAAGTGGTCGAGTTTTACAACAACGGCGGCGGCCGTGGCCTCGGTTTTCCGCTCGAAAACCAGACCTTGCCGGAGGACAAACTGAACCTGAGCGCGGCCGAGAAAAAGGCGCTGGTGGCGTTTATGAAGGCCCTGTAA
- a CDS encoding phytanoyl-CoA dioxygenase family protein, with product MLTSEQVEQFIRDGFVRIDNAFSASLAGQIRAILWQEMNLDPTRPATWTRPVVRLGMYAQEPFQEAANTPVLHHAFDQLVGRGKWLPCRSVGTFPIRFPSPDDPGDTGWHVDAGFPGAEPEDYFQWRINVRSKGRGLLMLFLFSDVGEADAPTRIRVGSHREVAQLLEPAGEDGLSFLELARQLETLPQRPEALATGPAGTVYLCHPFLAHAAQPHTGTEPRFLAQPPLLLREELSIDNATAAYAPVEEAIRRALTE from the coding sequence ATGCTGACTTCCGAACAAGTCGAACAATTCATCCGTGATGGATTTGTGCGTATCGATAACGCTTTTTCTGCCTCCCTCGCCGGGCAGATCCGCGCCATTCTCTGGCAGGAAATGAACCTCGATCCGACGCGCCCGGCCACCTGGACCCGGCCCGTTGTCCGGCTGGGTATGTACGCGCAGGAGCCGTTTCAGGAAGCGGCCAATACGCCCGTGCTGCACCACGCTTTCGACCAGTTGGTCGGCCGTGGCAAATGGCTGCCCTGCCGCAGCGTCGGGACTTTTCCCATCCGCTTTCCGTCGCCCGATGACCCCGGCGATACGGGCTGGCACGTCGACGCCGGCTTTCCCGGTGCGGAGCCTGAGGATTATTTTCAGTGGCGAATCAATGTCCGGTCGAAAGGTCGGGGCCTGCTGATGCTGTTTCTGTTTTCGGATGTGGGTGAAGCCGACGCCCCGACCCGGATTCGTGTCGGTTCGCACCGGGAGGTGGCCCAGCTGCTGGAGCCCGCCGGAGAAGACGGCCTCTCGTTTCTGGAACTGGCCCGGCAACTGGAGACGCTTCCCCAGCGCCCGGAAGCGCTCGCCACGGGACCAGCCGGGACGGTTTACCTCTGCCACCCTTTCCTGGCCCATGCCGCCCAGCCGCATACCGGCACCGAACCGCGTTTTCTGGCCCAGCCGCCCTTGCTGCTTCGGGAGGAGCTGTCGATTGACAATGCGACGGCAGCCTATGCACCAGTAGAAGAAGCCATCCGGCGGGCCCTGACGGAATAG
- a CDS encoding Nif3-like dinuclear metal center hexameric protein produces the protein MTTWQPSRRDFLLASLGLTATGFIRLEHAPALTVGGVIDRIKTNVGIPWREQTVDNLIVGAREQEVKGIAVAMMATLDVARRAAAQGLNLIITHEPTFFNHPDKTETLQQDPVYQYKRDFLEKRGLSVFHFHDHWHGRKPDGIATGMAREMGWEKYMNPEQPKQFTLPETTLSRLARELESKLKIRTMRVVGDPNLPVRNVLASWGNVSLQPGIPYLAQSDVLIVGETHEWELVEYVQDAIAAGQKKALIVLGHLVSEQAGMKYCAEWLKGFVPEVPVAFVAAPEPFWRAGQPVK, from the coding sequence ATGACTACCTGGCAACCTTCCCGCCGCGACTTTCTGCTGGCCTCCCTGGGCCTGACCGCCACCGGCTTTATTCGTCTTGAACACGCTCCGGCCCTGACCGTCGGCGGTGTCATCGACCGCATCAAAACGAATGTCGGCATTCCCTGGCGTGAACAGACCGTGGACAACCTCATTGTCGGTGCGCGCGAGCAGGAAGTGAAAGGCATCGCCGTGGCCATGATGGCTACGCTGGATGTGGCCCGGCGCGCCGCCGCCCAGGGGCTGAACCTCATCATTACCCACGAGCCGACGTTCTTCAACCATCCCGACAAAACCGAAACCCTGCAACAGGACCCCGTTTACCAGTACAAACGCGACTTTCTGGAAAAACGCGGCCTCAGCGTTTTCCACTTTCACGACCACTGGCACGGCCGTAAACCCGACGGAATCGCCACGGGCATGGCCCGCGAGATGGGGTGGGAGAAGTACATGAACCCCGAGCAGCCCAAGCAGTTTACGCTGCCCGAAACCACGCTGTCCCGGCTGGCCAGAGAACTCGAATCGAAGCTGAAGATCAGAACCATGCGCGTAGTCGGCGACCCGAACCTGCCCGTCCGGAACGTGCTGGCGAGCTGGGGAAACGTCAGTCTGCAGCCGGGCATTCCGTACCTGGCCCAGTCCGACGTGCTGATCGTGGGCGAAACGCACGAATGGGAACTGGTCGAATACGTGCAGGACGCCATCGCCGCGGGGCAGAAAAAAGCGCTGATCGTACTCGGGCATCTGGTTTCCGAGCAGGCGGGGATGAAGTACTGTGCCGAGTGGCTGAAAGGCTTTGTGCCGGAAGTACCCGTGGCGTTTGTGGCCGCCCCGGAGCCGTTCTGGCGGGCGGGGCAACCGGTAAAGTAA
- a CDS encoding collagen-like triple helix repeat-containing protein, with the protein MKNLVGFMLAGLMCLASCKTEEIPGPKGDTGAQGPKGDTGAQGPKGDTGEKGDPGTANVWTYIYTDQQFPTPVPPEYNSVTKLYTLAGYRSYTPDKYAAVAEKGAVLVYVRDHVHAWTLNSMQTLYFGPQPGDKNGRVETEVRPQRDRIQVMARMTSPRNENLLTNYRADVKIILIESTQVVTNMLSSGKVNLSDSRSVERYLHLKPL; encoded by the coding sequence ATGAAGAATCTGGTAGGTTTTATGCTGGCAGGACTGATGTGCCTGGCTTCCTGCAAAACTGAAGAAATTCCCGGCCCGAAAGGGGATACGGGCGCGCAGGGTCCCAAAGGCGATACCGGGGCGCAGGGTCCTAAGGGCGACACCGGCGAAAAAGGAGACCCCGGCACGGCCAACGTCTGGACGTATATCTACACGGACCAGCAGTTTCCGACGCCCGTTCCGCCGGAGTATAATAGTGTGACGAAGCTGTATACCCTGGCGGGGTATCGGTCTTATACGCCCGACAAATACGCGGCCGTGGCCGAAAAAGGGGCCGTGCTGGTCTACGTCCGCGACCACGTCCACGCCTGGACCCTGAACAGCATGCAAACGCTGTATTTCGGACCTCAGCCGGGCGACAAAAACGGGCGTGTCGAAACCGAAGTACGCCCCCAGCGGGACCGGATTCAGGTGATGGCGAGGATGACCTCACCCCGCAACGAAAACCTGCTGACGAATTACCGTGCGGATGTCAAAATCATCCTGATTGAATCGACCCAGGTCGTCACCAACATGCTCAGCAGCGGCAAAGTCAACCTGAGCGACAGCCGTTCGGTGGAGCGGTACCTGCATCTGAAGCCGCTCTAG